Proteins co-encoded in one Bacteroidales bacterium genomic window:
- a CDS encoding ImmA/IrrE family metallo-endopeptidase produces MDWIESNEWGKEVQKIKYFKNLPNLFSEFGVALVYVKYLPKTVYGAIRWIDGNPLIQISDRNKSLAVCWVTLFHEIGHAILHENEEIFDLDIDTTKTNKNNKEIEANKFSYEYLFNGDKLRKEIFAKISNRECISPKELSEKYDVDELFVGYWLNKIRYSNSNYKYITIQF; encoded by the coding sequence ATGGATTGGATTGAAAGCAATGAATGGGGGAAAGAGGTTCAAAAAATTAAATATTTTAAAAATTTGCCTAATTTGTTTAGTGAGTTTGGAGTTGCACTTGTCTATGTTAAATATTTGCCTAAAACTGTGTATGGTGCAATCAGATGGATCGACGGAAATCCATTAATACAAATATCAGATAGAAATAAAAGTTTAGCAGTATGTTGGGTTACTTTGTTTCATGAAATAGGTCATGCTATTTTACATGAAAATGAAGAAATTTTTGATTTAGATATTGATACTACAAAAACAAACAAGAATAACAAAGAGATAGAAGCAAATAAATTTTCTTATGAATATTTATTTAATGGTGATAAATTAAGAAAAGAGATTTTTGCTAAAATATCTAATAGGGAATGTATTTCTCCTAAAGAATTAAGTGAGAAATATGATGTAGATGAATTATTTGTTGGATATTGGCTTAATAAAATTCGTTATTCTAATTCTAATTATAAATATATTACTATACAATTCTGA